One genomic segment of Primulina tabacum isolate GXHZ01 chromosome 9, ASM2559414v2, whole genome shotgun sequence includes these proteins:
- the LOC142556404 gene encoding uncharacterized protein LOC142556404 — translation MKVAVKLDFRASNNEAEYESVVLGMKTAREAEATRIIIYLDSQLVIQLVKGSYEVREGRMKEYLNIIQDLSENFTDWSVEQIPRDENAEADVLAKMASSLIGKGGGEVIQSAQLVSFLETSPTIVPKNSWRTHFLDYLLMNKLPEDPQQAQRIKRQGHRFSIINGELYRRSFQGPLLKCLSGE, via the coding sequence ATGAAAGTGGCAGTAAAGCTAGATTTTCGGGCATCAAATAATGAAGCTGAGTATGAATCTGTGGTATTGGGAATGAAGACTGCCCGGGAGGCCGAAGCCACCCGGATCATTATCTATTTAGACTCTCAGCTTGTCATCCAACTGGTCAAAGGGTCGTATGAAGTTCGAGAAGGGAGAATGAAAGAGTATCTAAATATCATCCAAGACCTATCTGAGAATTTTACTGATTGGAGTGTGGAGCAAATTCCTAGAGATGAGAATGCTGAAGCTGATGTCTTGGCCAAAATGGCCTCCTCCCTGATAGGTAAAGGAGGAGGCGAGGTCATTCAAAGTGCCCAGTTAGTTTCATTCTTGGAAACCAGCCCGACCATTGTTCCAAAAAACTCCTGGAGGACCCATTTTCTCGATTATCTTCTAATGAATAAATTGCCCGAGGACCCCCAGCAAGCTCAACGAATTAAGAGGCAGGGGCATCGCTTTAGTATTATCAATGGAGAATTGTATCGGCGATCTTTCCAGGGTCCTCTGTTGAAGTGTTTATCCGGGGAATAA